The sequence below is a genomic window from Coffea arabica cultivar ET-39 chromosome 4c, Coffea Arabica ET-39 HiFi, whole genome shotgun sequence.
TGCTTCGAAGTCAAATGGTTTCAAGGCCTCATAAACTGCTTTACACAGTGCCTTTCTGATGGCATCATAATTGCGGAGTCCTCCCAACTTTTCAGGGACTTTTCTCATGATGTGTGACAAACTGAATCGATGTAGAGATTTTGGAAAGACCTCAGCAACAGCACTCTGCAGAATCTTACATCTATCAGAAATTATGGTGTGTGGATGATGTCCAGACGTGCAAGTGAGCCACGCTTTGAACAGCCAGGTATAATAGCCAGTCGTCTCACCTGAAAGCAGGCCACAACCCAGCAACACAGGTTGACCATGGTGATTCGTACCAACAAAAGCAACAAGGGGAATCTCATATTTGTTTGACAAAAATGTATTGTCAAGAAAAATCACGTCACAAAAGTAGCCACTAGCAGCCCTTGACCGAGCATCCACCCAGAAAAAATTCCTGATACAGCCATTATCATTGAGATccatcaagtaaaagaaatttgGATTAGTCAACTGCATTCGACAAAGGTAATTGTAAATGGCTTGTGCGTCACCCTTTTTCAAACTCAGCTGATCAGAATGATCAGAAGAACTTCTGGACTCTCTCACGGTAATATTTGAATTTCCATTAACACCTGCATCAATTACAAGTGCTCGATACAACTTCACTGTCCGTACTTCTGAATCAGAGCTTGACTGCAACTTCCTCTTGGATCCAGTGCCCATCTTCTTAACAGCCTTGCAGATCTTTGAACCTAACAAATGGTTGTGTTCAAGTGTAACTTCAACAACCCTCCACCTTTTAGAATCTACTATTCTCATTCTTAGCATTGCAGGACAACCAGTTCGGGTTTCCTTCCTCAGGCGGTttacttctttaattcttttaaaaCCCTGGCTGCTGCAACAAAGCACAGCACCATACTTCTCCTTGCTATTTCTTTTAAACCATGAGTTTTTCACTCGAACACGGAAGCCCATCTCCTTTGCATAGCAACTGTAGTAGTTATAAGCATCCTCATATGACTCAAACTCCATCCCTACAGCAGGTTCAACAAATTCCTTTCTTCCATCAGGAATATCATTTTGAATATCCAAATCAGCTCTTTCATCATCAATTTCTAGAAAAGTCTCACAGCCTTGTCCCTCAATTGCCTGCTCGCTGTTAACACCGTTAACAGACACTTCTTCCATCTGAAAATTGAAAGGAAACCAGATGAGTATATACACTCCAAAAGTTTTGATTCCCATAACAGTGGTAAAAAGTCCTCTAATATAAATTAACAATATTATAGAAGATTAGGGATACAGAATTCACGATatacaaaacaaaaatgaaaaacccCTACCTAAATAGTGAAAACTACGGTCTGCTGCTGCAGTTACAGAGTTCAATATCCAAAAGTTTGCGTGATATCCAGAGATGTTCCTCTTGTTTCAACATTGATAATCCTGAAAGGTCACACTGCGGACACAAACACATCATAGCCAATGTATGTGAGTAAATTCTACACTGTAGTGCCAACGAGACAAGATTCACAGAACAAGGAAACCTATTCTCCAGataattgacaaatttcaaaaataggaTTAGCCAAACTACAGTGAAAGTTCAACTTATTCCTCCCAAGGAAAGactgaaaatttatttttcaaataagaTTCGGTACCGTTCCGGCAGCCAAAGATTCCATTTTAATACTGAATTAGCCTGGAGAAATTTAAACATTCACTGAGGAAAGTAAACCTATACTAGCATACATATTAAAAGGTCAAAAGGAGATTTAGTCCTTGGCCATTTATCAACTATTACGCTGGCCATGCAGTGATAGCTCCCAGAAGAAATTAAGCATTTCAATGACTTTATATCTCGGAATATAGTTCCTGATCTTTACCAGTGTtgagaggggaaaaaaaggaacTTTTGAAAGGAAATCATATTTAAATAGAGAATGATCTTGCACTTACTGTATATTGATCGGAGGTAGCGAACAGGCCGGCCGGAGGGATCACAGGTGCTTCTCCGGCGAGAGTGCCTGACAGGTTCGTCGAGACGGTCGCATGGTCGAACCAATTTAGCCTTTTTGTCGAACCATATGGCGGAGGAGTGAGGATGGTTTGATCCGGTGGGTTAAGAGTTCACCATGCTATGCTAagttcttttattattattattattactggTGTCCAACGAGTAAAGTTAATTTTCTACTTTATTCATTTCTTCATAAGCAGAAATGAAAACTTTCATCAATTTATTTAAACATGTTCATGGACAGTTTCAAAACCGCGATTCTAATTTAAAAATTGATGATTTTGGTTCTTCTCAAATGTGAAACGTGAACCAGACAACAGTTACGATGACAGTTCTTAAACTTTCGGTTTTAATCTAATTTTGGTTTTGGCTTTATTCCAGTTAtggttctgattttttttttaattatgatTCCAATTTCTTAGTTATATTTAAACACCTGTTGTTATAAAATTGATTCTAAAAAATATGACAACGAatgaaggaaacaaaaaaaaaaaaatttattatattgtCATGtgtaagaaaaaagaaaaatgatgcaaattttatgaaaaaatactTCATTGTTGATTGAATTATATCAGTCTTGAATTTAGAATAATTATAGAATCTAAATTTACTAATGGGATGGGACAATAGATTGTTGGATTAGAATTAGGACGGCTGGTGTTAGGTGATGACTATTGATATTAAATTCTAAACTAGTCAAATAGGTTCAGTATCAAGCGTTCGGTTTTGAttcaaattttttgttaaatCTGAATTTAAATCTTTAGTCAACTCCAGTTCTGATTTTCAAATTACAGTCCCAATTCCAGTTCAACAAATTATTGGTCGAATTTTGGTTCGACTTTAATTCAAACTTGAATCGTGACCATCCCTGCTTAAACTTTTATCAAATAcgcttttttttcccccaaaaaaagGCAgtaaattatctagaaattcttgaaaaaaaaaaaaagtctgctCCATGACATCAATTTACTATGGTACCCACGCCAACAAAAATCACAACTATGGCGTCATTCAAGTGTGTTTCGAccagagattatttgaaataatttatcatttgaaataattagtgtatcattttttgtgatatgatgtatatcaattaaaaagatgattaaaaagataaaaaaaattattgaaaaatgtgtttgtgaTACAAGCaaatagtttttattttttgtaaattgctactatccaaacacaacaAATATCCTTTATTCTACTATACATGCAtacattcatatatatatatatatatatatatatatatatatatatatatatatatatatatacacgcgcgcgcgcgcatGTACCCACACATATATAGAGCCTTAAAAGGATAAGGGCAAACGAAGGCACGATTGCCTTCTGTTAATGAATCAGAATGATAAGATGCTCCAATAGGATAGGGCACCTATTCCATGTAAGGGAACTATACAGGCAATATTGCTCTATACAACAAACTGTGAAATTGGACTGCTTGTATGATTGTATGGAAGATGGAACAATAGGGCACAGCTCCTGTACAGAAGAAGAACCACTGGCTTAGTAGCATATAATTTCATTGTACATGCCTGTCTGCTACAAGACGAACTTTATTCAAAGACTCCTTAAATGCTTGCCAAGCAACCGTATAATGATCTTGAGAAGTCATCCCTTCCTCGACAACTTGCATGGCACGTCTGTACAAGTGATCAAACCATTGCACAGGATTGGTAACATCAATTACGTTTGAGCCGATATCAGGTGCATACAAGCGCTTAAAATCCTTCCTCCACCGTGATAGGATATATTGACTTGGGATATCCTCTATACCGTTATAGGTAAGAATCTGTAAAGCATGTCTGCACAGGTAACCTCTAAAATTGAAGCAGCTGCAAATACAGCGAACTTCTAATCCTACTTTATCATACATCACTTCaaaatttcttgcattattcATGTCTCCTTCAGCATCCCGTTCTTTTATCACGTATGTGATGATGGGGCCATTAGCATGAATTTGTGTCACGTTAAAACAGTCGGACATCAGTTCCAACTCAACTTGAAACTTCAAAAATATTTCTTTTGTGTACACTTCAGACAGCTGCACCTCATAATTGCACCTTGTTCTTAACACGGGTGTATACTTTCTTGATTCCAAGTCATCAAGAGCTTCCTTCTGATGCTTCTTTTGTAAAACTAATTCATAGATATTAAAAAATTCTTTCAAGGTTGTCTGGCTATTTACATACCCATCGAAGAAAGGGCTCATGCAATCTCCTGGAGGAAAAGTAACTAGTCCCGCAAAAAAGGTATCTTTCAAGTAAACTGGAGCCCATCTTTCTCGCTCTTCGTAATAAGTCTGAAGCCATTTATGATCTCTGAGTCCAAAGTGCTGGATCATTTCCTCCCAAGCCATTTCAAATTCATCAGCTTTCAGTGAATTGTAAACTGTTCTATTAAGTACATCTTGAAAGACTTTCGATGCCCCCACTTCTAATTTATCAAGAATGCTTTGCATGACGAGGGGCAAATATAAACGATGGTGAGTCCTGGGAAAAACCTCAGAGATTGCACTTTGCAAGGCCTTGCAGCGGTCTGTTAAAACTGTTTGTGGAGGACGTCCCGACATACATGAAAGCCATGCTCTCAGCAACCAAATGTAAGTCTCCATGGTTTCATCTACAAGTAAGCCACAAGCTAACAAAATAGACTGCAGATGGTGATCTACTCCAACAAATAACAACAGAGGAATATTGTAGCTTTTTGACAAACAAGTTGTGTCGATTGCTACCACATCGCCAAAATAACCATATGCAGCCCTGGACCTGGAATCAATCCAAAGCACATTCCTCAAATGCCCTTCATCATTTAGATCCATAACATAGAAAAAATTGGGGTTTGTCAACTGCAGCCGACCAAAAAAGTTAGATATATATTCTGCTTCGCCTTGATGAAGTTTCAAATGCTTGGACTGGTCAACTTGGTTCCCACTCTCTCTTTCATTTGAGCTTCTGTTGCCCACCGTATCAATTACAGGAGTACGATACAACTTGATTGTCCGTACTTCCACATCAACAGATGGTTCCAACTTCCTCTTGCTCCCTGGGTCCATCTTCTTGTGTGATTTACAGTTTTGAACCCTTTCAGGGTCAAATGGATGGTTATGTTCGATCTTCACTTCATCCACCCTCCACCTGTTGGACTCCACTAATCTCAACCTTATCATTGCTAGGCAACCGGTTCTTGTTTCCTTTCTTCTACTGCTTGCTTCTTTCATTGTTTTGAAACCTTCACAGTTACAACAGAGCACTGCGCCACGTTTCTCCTTGCTGTTACGTTTTGTCCACGAAGATTTAACCCTGATTGCAAATCCAAGCTCTTTGGCATAGCAGTTATAATAATTATAGGCATCATCATAAGATTCAAATTCCATCCCAACCACAGGTGGAAGATAGTCCTTTGCCCCAGAGACAAGATTCTGATCGTCTATGACTGTATCTCTATCTATGCCGTTGTCAAGGTTACCACATTGAATCTCAAGCATCTGTTCACTATTATGATCATGGCCATTCCTTTCAAAATCAAGCACCTGCTTGTCATTCTCAAGGTCATCCCTGTTAATTCCAAGCATCTGATCAGCAGTGTTAGCTATATCAACATGTTCAATTGCAAGAACCTGGTTACTGTCATCTCCAAGGTCAGTACTTTCAAATCCGAAGACTTCCTCCCCATCAATCTCTTGCTCGCTGCCTTCATCTTGGTGCAGTTGTTCGCCATCCTCTGAACTCCCTTCCATCTGGAGTCCGAAAGGACAAAAATAAGTCGACCAGAAAACATATTTCCCTATgtttcaaaaacaagtttttcaaatacaatgctacagtaatatacaaacaaaaacaattcaaaaaaaattccatataaaagtttttcatatacactgttatggtcaaaaacagctaatccaaacgaagCAATAGTAAACCAGTACAACAAACCACGAATGACAAACTAGGTGAATTTCAAGTAGCTACAACTATATTAAACTTCAATTCCTTGAACATTTCTCCAGTAAATTCAACAATCATGCTACAAATGATAAACTGaagtaaaattaaaattccAAGAATTTCTATTCTACTACCACTTTGGGGTTAAATAAATTAAGTAACTATACAGCAAGCTGCAAGTTACCCATCTTTACTTTCAACTTTACCCGGCATGCCCCATTAAAACGAACTCACACAATGCGGCAATTAAGCAGCTAAATGCTCTGAAACTCCACAATTTTCCGGGAAGAAGAACataacccccaaaaaaaaaaagatttattaaACAATGATCCAACGTAGACAGCATAGGAAACGTGATTAATCGATAAGAGAGGACAAATGAGAGATTCTTACGGTGATTTCAATATCTGGGTTCGGCGATAAGCCCTCGTCGGCCGGAGGAAAATTGTGGTCGTCCGTCATGGTTGAAGTAGGAGCTGTCACGTGACTTGTGTCAAAGTCGGGCAGGTTAATGTTCTCTCGACCGAGTTCAACTTTTTCTTTATTAGTTATTGGCCCTTGTATTTTGTTGGTTTTACGGAAAGCGTAGGCCGAAGCATTAGAGCAGAGTAAATGAACACATTTAGAGCAAGAAGTAGTAGAATTGGAACATCGTCAAAGCGTTAGGGTCTTATATTGGAAGTAGTGGTAACAAATAAAGAGGTAAATTGATTGATCTAGACATAATAACAAAAAGTTGGTAATAATATGCTCAAAAATGTGGTGAGAGAAGAAAAAATATTAAGCATAATG
It includes:
- the LOC113738733 gene encoding protein FAR1-RELATED SEQUENCE 8 isoform X2, yielding MEGSSEDGEQLHQDEGSEQEIDGEEVFGFESTDLGDDSNQVLAIEHVDIANTADQMLGINRDDLENDKQVLDFERNGHDHNSEQMLEIQCGNLDNGIDRDTVIDDQNLVSGAKDYLPPVVGMEFESYDDAYNYYNCYAKELGFAIRVKSSWTKRNSKEKRGAVLCCNCEGFKTMKEASSRRKETRTGCLAMIRLRLVESNRWRVDEVKIEHNHPFDPERVQNCKSHKKMDPGSKRKLEPSVDVEVRTIKLYRTPVIDTVGNRSSNERESGNQVDQSKHLKLHQGEAEYISNFFGRLQLTNPNFFYVMDLNDEGHLRNVLWIDSRSRAAYGYFGDVVAIDTTCLSKSYNIPLLLFVGVDHHLQSILLACGLLVDETMETYIWLLRAWLSCMSGRPPQTVLTDRCKALQSAISEVFPRTHHRLYLPLVMQSILDKLEVGASKVFQDVLNRTVYNSLKADEFEMAWEEMIQHFGLRDHKWLQTYYEERERWAPVYLKDTFFAGLVTFPPGDCMSPFFDGYVNSQTTLKEFFNIYELVLQKKHQKEALDDLESRKYTPVLRTRCNYEVQLSEVYTKEIFLKFQVELELMSDCFNVTQIHANGPIITYVIKERDAEGDMNNARNFEVMYDKVGLEVRCICSCFNFRGYLCRHALQILTYNGIEDIPSQYILSRWRKDFKRLYAPDIGSNVIDVTNPVQWFDHLYRRAMQVVEEGMTSQDHYTVAWQAFKESLNKVRLVADRHVQ
- the LOC113738733 gene encoding protein FAR1-RELATED SEQUENCE 8 isoform X1, translated to MTDDHNFPPADEGLSPNPDIEITMEGSSEDGEQLHQDEGSEQEIDGEEVFGFESTDLGDDSNQVLAIEHVDIANTADQMLGINRDDLENDKQVLDFERNGHDHNSEQMLEIQCGNLDNGIDRDTVIDDQNLVSGAKDYLPPVVGMEFESYDDAYNYYNCYAKELGFAIRVKSSWTKRNSKEKRGAVLCCNCEGFKTMKEASSRRKETRTGCLAMIRLRLVESNRWRVDEVKIEHNHPFDPERVQNCKSHKKMDPGSKRKLEPSVDVEVRTIKLYRTPVIDTVGNRSSNERESGNQVDQSKHLKLHQGEAEYISNFFGRLQLTNPNFFYVMDLNDEGHLRNVLWIDSRSRAAYGYFGDVVAIDTTCLSKSYNIPLLLFVGVDHHLQSILLACGLLVDETMETYIWLLRAWLSCMSGRPPQTVLTDRCKALQSAISEVFPRTHHRLYLPLVMQSILDKLEVGASKVFQDVLNRTVYNSLKADEFEMAWEEMIQHFGLRDHKWLQTYYEERERWAPVYLKDTFFAGLVTFPPGDCMSPFFDGYVNSQTTLKEFFNIYELVLQKKHQKEALDDLESRKYTPVLRTRCNYEVQLSEVYTKEIFLKFQVELELMSDCFNVTQIHANGPIITYVIKERDAEGDMNNARNFEVMYDKVGLEVRCICSCFNFRGYLCRHALQILTYNGIEDIPSQYILSRWRKDFKRLYAPDIGSNVIDVTNPVQWFDHLYRRAMQVVEEGMTSQDHYTVAWQAFKESLNKVRLVADRHVQ
- the LOC140005138 gene encoding protein FAR1-RELATED SEQUENCE 6-like is translated as MEEVSVNGVNSEQAIEGQGCETFLEIDDERADLDIQNDIPDGRKEFVEPAVGMEFESYEDAYNYYSCYAKEMGFRVRVKNSWFKRNSKEKYGAVLCCSSQGFKRIKEVNRLRKETRTGCPAMLRMRIVDSKRWRVVEVTLEHNHLLGSKICKAVKKMGTGSKRKLQSSSDSEVRTVKLYRALVIDAGVNGNSNITVRESRSSSDHSDQLSLKKGDAQAIYNYLCRMQLTNPNFFYLMDLNDNGCIRNFFWVDARSRAASGYFCDVIFLDNTFLSNKYEIPLVAFVGTNHHGQPVLLGCGLLSGETTGYYTWLFKAWLTCTSGHHPHTIISDRCKILQSAVAEVFPKSLHRFSLSHIMRKVPEKLGGLRNYDAIRKALCKAVYEALKPFDFEAAWGFMIQHFGIADHEWLRALYEDRSQWAPVYLKDTTFAGMATARPGETLNAFFDKYVHKQTPLKEFLDKYELALQKKHKEEVLADIDSRNSNPELKTRCSFELQLSTVYTREVFKRFQLEVEEMYSCFSTTQLHVEGPVVIFLVKERVMGEANRREIRDFEVLYNRAAAEVRCICSCFNFYGYLCRHALCVLNFNGVEEIPLKYILPRWKKDYKRLHIPEQGSGNAVATEGIQWFSQLYRSALQVVEEGVISLEHYKVALQAFEESLHRVHNVEHKIE